In Roseomonas fluvialis, one genomic interval encodes:
- a CDS encoding NAD(P)/FAD-dependent oxidoreductase, with translation MATSRKPSTARDLRTGTPVWLADGAAAPRTHVETDGLSVDVAIIGGGISGALIADAVLQAGRGVAVFDRRGLVVGSTPASTALLQFEIDQPLTILSRKIGRERAARAWWRSAAAVDQLRARVADLNLRCGMQERRTIYLPGNVLNATALREEAEARARIGLRSEYIGRDALLELSGLARPGAIVSQGAAEADPARLTRGLWRAALARGAQAFAPIEITDIAPRRGGLRLTTAEGGTIRARAVVHATGYEISPALRPRGYSIISTWALATRPQPDAIWPGRSLIWEAADPYLYIRSTPDGRIILGGEDEEFSDDERRDRLIPRKVARLQAKAAKLMPWVDWTPDFTWAGCFGQSATGLPAIGAVPDMPGCYAAMGYGGNGITFSMIAAQMISRALLGLADPDADIFGVR, from the coding sequence ATGGCAACATCCCGAAAGCCTTCGACGGCGCGCGACCTGCGCACCGGCACACCGGTCTGGCTTGCCGATGGCGCAGCCGCGCCGCGGACCCATGTCGAAACCGACGGCCTGTCCGTCGATGTCGCCATCATCGGCGGCGGCATTTCCGGCGCGCTTATCGCCGATGCCGTGTTGCAGGCGGGGCGCGGCGTGGCGGTGTTCGACCGGCGTGGCCTCGTGGTCGGCTCCACCCCCGCCAGCACGGCGCTGCTGCAATTCGAGATCGACCAGCCGCTGACCATCCTGTCGCGCAAGATCGGCCGCGAACGCGCGGCGCGCGCCTGGTGGCGGTCGGCCGCGGCGGTCGACCAGCTGCGCGCACGGGTGGCGGATCTCAACCTGCGCTGCGGCATGCAGGAACGACGCACGATCTATCTGCCCGGCAATGTGCTGAACGCCACCGCGCTGCGGGAGGAAGCCGAGGCGCGCGCGCGCATCGGGCTGCGGTCGGAATACATCGGGCGTGATGCGCTGCTCGAGCTCAGCGGCCTTGCGCGGCCTGGCGCGATCGTGTCGCAGGGTGCGGCGGAGGCCGATCCGGCGCGGCTCACGCGCGGGCTGTGGCGTGCGGCGCTGGCGCGCGGCGCGCAGGCCTTCGCGCCGATCGAGATCACCGACATCGCGCCGCGCCGCGGCGGGCTGCGCCTGACCACGGCCGAGGGTGGCACCATCCGCGCACGCGCCGTGGTGCATGCGACAGGCTACGAGATTTCCCCCGCGCTGCGTCCACGCGGGTATTCCATCATCTCGACCTGGGCGCTGGCCACGCGGCCGCAGCCCGATGCCATCTGGCCGGGTCGCTCGTTGATCTGGGAAGCGGCGGACCCATACCTCTACATTCGCAGCACGCCGGACGGGCGCATCATCCTGGGTGGCGAGGACGAGGAATTCTCCGACGACGAACGCCGGGACCGGCTGATCCCGCGCAAGGTCGCGCGGCTGCAGGCCAAGGCGGCGAAGCTGATGCCATGGGTGGACTGGACGCCCGACTTCACCTGGGCGGGATGCTTCGGTCAGAGCGCCACCGGGCTGCCGGCGATCGGCGCGGTGCCGGACATGCCGGGCTGCTACGCGGCGATGGGCTATGGCGGCAACGGCATCACCTTCAGCATGATCGCGGCGCAGATGATCAGCCGTGCGCTGCTGGGCCTGGCCGATCCGGACGCGGACATCTTCGGCGTGCGGTGA
- the phnE gene encoding phosphonate ABC transporter, permease protein PhnE, which yields MNTPRASGVMNADIATWRARMPAAFGATPARRALRAVGWTIFAVWLVGSLWWFDITPQRLWAGLSGLGTIIVLMVPPSPGEQWVEILQGMAESVAMAFLGTFMAAIVAVPLGFLGARNIVTATLWRFSLRRVLDGFRGVDQLIWALAYVRAVGLGPLAGVLAIFTADIAVLAKLYAEAIENAEKKQAEGVVAAGGGRLASIRFGILPQVAPVMLAQALYFFESNTRSATILGVVGAGGIGLQIAERIRVRHWDEVAFIILLMIATVAVIDFISGRIRRRLIGAVR from the coding sequence ATGAACACCCCACGCGCCTCCGGCGTGATGAACGCCGACATCGCCACCTGGCGCGCGCGCATGCCCGCGGCCTTCGGTGCAACCCCCGCGCGTCGTGCGCTGCGCGCCGTCGGCTGGACGATCTTCGCCGTCTGGCTGGTCGGGTCGCTGTGGTGGTTCGACATCACGCCGCAGCGGCTCTGGGCCGGACTGTCGGGCCTCGGGACCATCATCGTGCTGATGGTGCCGCCCTCCCCCGGCGAGCAATGGGTCGAGATCCTGCAAGGCATGGCCGAGAGCGTGGCGATGGCCTTCCTCGGCACCTTCATGGCCGCCATCGTCGCCGTGCCGCTCGGCTTCCTCGGCGCGCGCAACATCGTCACCGCCACGCTCTGGCGCTTCTCGCTGCGCCGCGTGCTGGATGGCTTCCGCGGCGTGGACCAGCTGATCTGGGCGCTCGCCTATGTGCGCGCGGTGGGGCTCGGGCCGCTGGCCGGCGTGCTCGCCATCTTCACCGCCGATATCGCGGTGCTGGCGAAGCTCTATGCCGAAGCGATCGAGAACGCCGAGAAGAAGCAGGCCGAGGGCGTGGTCGCCGCCGGCGGCGGGCGCCTCGCATCCATCCGCTTCGGCATCCTGCCGCAGGTCGCGCCCGTCATGCTGGCGCAGGCGCTGTACTTCTTCGAGAGCAATACGCGATCGGCCACCATCCTCGGCGTGGTCGGCGCGGGCGGGATCGGCCTGCAGATCGCCGAACGCATCCGCGTGCGCCACTGGGACGAGGTCGCCTTCATCATCCTGCTGATGATCGCGACGGTGGCCGTGATCGACTTCATCTCGGGGCGCATCCGGCGGCGCCTGATCGGCGCGGTGCGCTGA
- the phnE gene encoding phosphonate ABC transporter, permease protein PhnE — MNPAYATGLPAVIRGEEAFLAARRAKRMQALLGGAILLVCLVAAAWVSEARPATLWAGLPRIGEYFARILPDLRWASLFANAETEGSIAFWMYRLPEWTALILETANMAALATLMGSVFALAFAFPAARNITPSGFVYQATRRLLEALRTVPEIVYALIFVWAFGIGPLAGILAIALHSAGANGKLFAEAIENADLRPWEAVRAAGGSWVQGCRYAILPQVLPNILSYVLLRFEVNIRSASVIGFVGAGGVGEELYKVISFNYYEEISAIVLLIILTVSCVDLLSERLRHAAIGRLEAAR; from the coding sequence GTGAACCCGGCCTACGCGACCGGCCTGCCCGCCGTGATCCGCGGCGAGGAGGCCTTCCTCGCCGCGCGCCGTGCGAAGCGGATGCAGGCGCTGCTGGGCGGCGCCATCCTGCTGGTGTGCCTGGTTGCCGCCGCCTGGGTCAGCGAGGCGCGTCCCGCCACCCTCTGGGCTGGGCTGCCGCGCATCGGCGAATACTTCGCGCGCATCCTGCCCGACCTGCGCTGGGCCAGCCTGTTCGCCAATGCGGAGACGGAAGGCTCGATCGCCTTCTGGATGTACCGTCTGCCCGAATGGACGGCGCTGATCCTCGAGACGGCGAACATGGCCGCGCTCGCGACGCTGATGGGATCCGTCTTCGCGCTGGCCTTCGCCTTCCCCGCCGCGCGCAACATCACGCCCTCGGGCTTCGTGTACCAGGCCACGCGCCGCCTGCTCGAGGCGCTGCGCACCGTGCCCGAGATCGTCTACGCGCTGATCTTCGTCTGGGCCTTCGGCATCGGCCCGCTCGCCGGCATCCTGGCCATCGCGCTGCACAGCGCGGGCGCCAACGGCAAGCTGTTTGCGGAAGCCATCGAGAATGCCGACCTGCGCCCCTGGGAAGCCGTGCGTGCCGCTGGCGGGTCCTGGGTGCAGGGCTGCCGCTACGCGATCCTGCCGCAGGTGCTGCCCAACATCCTGTCCTACGTGCTGCTGCGCTTCGAGGTGAACATCCGATCCGCCAGCGTGATCGGCTTCGTCGGCGCCGGCGGGGTGGGCGAGGAGCTCTATAAGGTGATCTCCTTCAACTACTACGAGGAGATCAGCGCCATCGTGCTGCTGATCATTCTGACCGTGTCGTGTGTGGACCTGCTGTCGGAACGCCTGCGCCACGCGGCGATCGGGCGGCTGGAGGCGGCAAGATGA
- the phnD gene encoding phosphate/phosphite/phosphonate ABC transporter substrate-binding protein — MIPRRSLALLPFAPMLAHAQVPPGRRSTQDADVVMPEPGRRAWAAQVPVIRYGIMGGENEADRLGRFEAYRALIERIFQVPTRLFPASDYAGVMQGLSAKQLELAALGPSAYAGAWMDTDGGIEPITITQQGDGSISYVSVLVVRAESGITTLEQMRGRSLAWADANSASGYLIPRFQLRRAGIGVEPGQFFGRTGFAGGHEQGVIAVLQRQYDGTMTHASTLGDPAQGYSRGNLRSMVDKGMLRMADVRIVWTSEPIMNGPLAVRSDLPDAFKRDMQTMQLALAKTYPDIARQIARGDTLGAVEARHEDYALFVEMRREEAAARRRRS; from the coding sequence ATGATCCCCCGCCGCAGCCTCGCGCTGCTCCCCTTTGCGCCGATGCTGGCACACGCCCAGGTTCCGCCCGGCCGCCGCAGCACGCAGGATGCCGACGTGGTCATGCCGGAACCGGGCCGCCGCGCCTGGGCCGCGCAGGTGCCCGTCATCCGCTATGGCATCATGGGCGGCGAGAACGAGGCCGACCGCCTCGGTCGCTTCGAAGCCTATCGCGCATTGATCGAGCGCATCTTCCAGGTGCCCACGCGCCTGTTCCCGGCATCCGACTATGCCGGGGTCATGCAGGGGCTGTCCGCGAAGCAGCTGGAGCTCGCGGCACTGGGCCCTTCCGCCTATGCCGGCGCATGGATGGACACCGATGGCGGGATCGAGCCGATCACCATCACGCAGCAGGGCGATGGCTCCATTTCCTACGTGTCGGTGCTGGTGGTGCGCGCGGAGTCCGGCATCACCACGCTGGAGCAGATGCGCGGGCGATCGCTGGCCTGGGCGGATGCCAATTCCGCCTCGGGCTACCTGATCCCGCGCTTCCAGCTGCGCCGCGCGGGCATCGGCGTCGAGCCCGGGCAGTTCTTCGGCCGCACCGGCTTCGCCGGCGGTCACGAACAGGGCGTGATCGCGGTGCTGCAGCGCCAGTACGACGGCACCATGACGCATGCATCGACACTGGGCGACCCGGCGCAAGGCTACAGCCGTGGCAACCTGCGATCGATGGTCGACAAGGGCATGCTGCGCATGGCGGATGTCCGCATCGTCTGGACCAGCGAGCCGATCATGAACGGCCCGCTGGCGGTGCGTTCCGACCTGCCCGATGCCTTCAAGCGCGACATGCAGACCATGCAGCTCGCGCTGGCGAAAACGTATCCCGACATCGCGCGGCAGATCGCCCGTGGCGACACGCTCGGCGCGGTCGAGGCACGGCACGAGGACTACGCGCTGTTCGTGGAGATGCGGCGCGAGGAAGCGGCCGCACGTCGTCGCCGGTCGTGA
- the phnD gene encoding phosphate/phosphite/phosphonate ABC transporter substrate-binding protein: MITRRTLAGLAAGATLTPALARAQAAWNPRRTETFTEGFPAAGRRPWAEQVPQLRVGLLGGENEADRMGRFGPYRELLERTFGVPTRLFPASDYAGVLQAFSAKQIEVAALGPSGYAGAWLDTNGGVEPLLTAQEADGTISYVAVMVVRADSGITSLEQMRGKSLAWADPNSTSGYLIPRFALRRGGIAVDGTAYFSRTGFAGGHEQGVVAVLQRQYDAAVTWASGQGDVNQGFTRGNLRAMVDKGMLNMRDLRIIWTSEPIVNGPHAARTDLPTAFKEDWKRFHLALPTAHPEIYRQVERGSGTGYREVRHADYDLIVEIRREEAAARRRRS; the protein is encoded by the coding sequence ATGATCACTCGCCGCACGCTTGCCGGCCTTGCCGCCGGCGCCACCCTGACGCCGGCGCTCGCCCGCGCACAGGCCGCCTGGAACCCCCGCCGCACGGAGACCTTCACCGAAGGCTTCCCCGCCGCCGGGCGCCGCCCCTGGGCGGAGCAGGTGCCGCAGTTGCGCGTGGGCCTGCTGGGCGGCGAGAACGAGGCCGACCGCATGGGTCGCTTCGGCCCCTATCGTGAATTGCTGGAACGCACCTTCGGCGTGCCCACGCGCCTGTTCCCCGCATCCGACTACGCCGGCGTGCTGCAGGCCTTCAGCGCGAAGCAGATCGAGGTCGCGGCGCTCGGCCCGTCGGGCTATGCCGGCGCCTGGCTCGACACCAATGGCGGCGTCGAGCCGCTGCTCACGGCGCAGGAGGCCGACGGCACCATCTCCTATGTCGCGGTGATGGTGGTGCGTGCGGATTCAGGCATCACCAGCCTCGAGCAGATGCGCGGCAAGTCGCTCGCCTGGGCCGACCCGAACTCGACCTCGGGCTACCTGATCCCGCGCTTCGCGTTGCGCCGCGGCGGGATCGCGGTGGACGGCACGGCGTATTTCTCGCGTACCGGCTTCGCCGGCGGGCATGAGCAGGGCGTCGTCGCGGTGCTGCAGCGCCAATACGACGCAGCCGTGACCTGGGCCTCGGGCCAGGGCGATGTGAACCAGGGCTTCACCCGCGGCAACCTGCGCGCCATGGTCGACAAGGGCATGCTGAATATGCGCGACCTGCGCATCATCTGGACGAGCGAGCCAATCGTGAACGGCCCGCATGCCGCGCGCACCGACCTGCCCACCGCCTTCAAGGAAGATTGGAAGCGCTTCCACCTGGCGCTGCCCACGGCGCATCCGGAGATCTACCGCCAGGTCGAACGCGGCTCGGGCACCGGCTACCGCGAAGTGCGGCATGCCGACTACGACCTGATCGTCGAGATCCGGCGCGAGGAAGCGGCAGCGCGCCGTCGCCGCAGCTGA
- the phnC gene encoding phosphonate ABC transporter ATP-binding protein: MLEIQGLTRRFGAKTAVDDVSLSIVPGQMVGVIGRSGAGKSTLLRMVNRLTEPSAGRVLFDGTDVTALRGQALRDWRMRCAMIFQQFNLVQRLDVLTNVLVGRLNRRPMLSSLLRMFTAEERAMALAALDRFDLAETALQRADTLSGGQQQRVAIARALLQEPRIILADEPIASLDPRNARTVMDALRAVNRDGITVLVNLHDLTTARDYCDRIVALNAGRVVFDGVPAALTAQRIREVYGVSEAEFAEEAAAAVGAPPPRLAVPA, from the coding sequence ATGCTCGAAATCCAGGGACTGACGCGCCGCTTCGGCGCCAAGACGGCCGTGGACGATGTCAGTCTGTCGATCGTCCCGGGCCAGATGGTCGGCGTGATCGGACGCTCCGGCGCCGGAAAATCGACCCTGTTGCGCATGGTCAACCGGCTGACCGAGCCCTCCGCCGGGCGCGTGCTGTTCGACGGCACCGACGTGACCGCGCTGCGCGGCCAGGCGCTGCGCGACTGGCGCATGCGCTGCGCGATGATCTTCCAGCAGTTCAACCTGGTACAACGGCTCGATGTGCTGACCAACGTGCTGGTCGGGCGGCTGAACCGGCGGCCGATGCTGTCCTCCCTGCTGCGCATGTTCACCGCCGAGGAACGCGCCATGGCGCTCGCCGCGCTCGACCGCTTCGACCTGGCCGAGACGGCGTTGCAGCGCGCCGACACGCTGTCGGGTGGGCAGCAGCAGCGCGTGGCCATTGCCCGCGCGCTGCTGCAGGAACCGCGCATCATCCTGGCGGACGAACCGATCGCGAGCCTCGACCCGCGCAATGCCCGCACCGTGATGGACGCACTGCGCGCTGTAAACCGCGACGGCATCACGGTGCTGGTGAACCTGCACGACCTGACAACCGCGCGTGACTACTGCGACCGCATCGTGGCGCTGAACGCCGGGCGCGTGGTGTTCGACGGCGTGCCCGCCGCGCTGACCGCGCAGCGCATCCGCGAAGTCTATGGCGTCAGCGAGGCGGAATTCGCCGAGGAAGCCGCCGCCGCCGTCGGCGCCCCGCCGCCGCGCCTGGCCGTGCCCGCCTGA